In Octopus bimaculoides isolate UCB-OBI-ISO-001 chromosome 26, ASM119413v2, whole genome shotgun sequence, the following are encoded in one genomic region:
- the LOC106877479 gene encoding uncharacterized protein LOC106877479, translating into MLIPPKSGENGLIQLIESIGKKSGSLVRTGRCEKMAFNCCRWTTKRIVCIWLIVCMAVVESNDGNFQQGVEESHEEATETVNLSTLMLHSVDVEFKFEIGAGKEECFYQHLYNNSGVYLTYEILRGGDKNIDFFFRRPQGDIAYSQLWQSRGTYSQEDSKEGVHAICFDNSYSHFSSKLVNFYFSAYIHGEILAYFENIEQVGVAVANISVYLENVHGHIRQSLADIITSRSHSLVDFYNVSENNSRVQYWSILQCIVIISTSCLQIFFVRRLFKTKDVTPSMKPRA; encoded by the exons ATGTTGATCCCCCCCAAGTCAGGTGAAAATGGACTTATCCAGCTGATAGAATCGATAGGTAAGAAGAGTGGAAGCCTCGTACGAACAGGGAGATGTGAAAAGATGGCCTTCAACTGTTGTAGGTGGACGACCAAGAGGATTGTCTGTATTTGGTTAATTGTTTGCATGGCTGTAGTGGAATCGAATGACGGAAACTTCCAACAAGGTGTCGAGGAAAGCCACGAAGAGGCGACAGAAACGGTCAATCTGTCCACTTTAATGCTGCACTCCGTCGATGTAGAGTTTAAATTTGAAATTGGTGCCGGCAAAGAAGAATGTTTTTACCAACATCTCTACAATAATTCTGGTGTTTACCTGACGTATGAG ATTTTAAGAGGTGgtgataaaaatattgatttcttttttcgaAGACCTCAAGGTGATATTGCGTACAGCCAGTTGTGGCAAAGCAGAGGAACGTATTCCCAAGAAGACTCAAAAGAAG GAGTACATGCAATATGTTTTGATAACAGCTACAGTCATTTCTCGTCCAAACTCGTGAATTTCTACTTCTCTGCTTATATACATGGTGAAATATTAGcatattttgaaaacattgagCAAGTGGGTGTCGCTGTGGCTAATATTTCG gTTTATCTCGAGAACGTCCATGGTCACATTCGACAGTCTTTAGCTGATATAATAACAAGTCGTTCCCATTCTTTAGTGGATTTTTACaatgtttcagaaaataacagCCGTGTTCAGTATTGGTCTATATTACAATGCATTGTCATTATTTCTACATCATGTCTTCAAATCTTCTTCGTACGACGTTTATTCAAAACGAAAGATGTCACTCCTTCCATGAAACCAAGAGCctaa